In the Mytilus trossulus isolate FHL-02 chromosome 1, PNRI_Mtr1.1.1.hap1, whole genome shotgun sequence genome, one interval contains:
- the LOC134718825 gene encoding death-associated protein kinase dapk-1-like — protein MSAMSSQVQISPPSATRRLVKTALHQAVLDCRLHQVRLLVAKHNSNMDSKDLNGRTPLMLACMVDEEYGYRMAKILIQAGAFLNLRDVYGRTALSYACMNGRHLIVQCLIREDVIDINEGDNDGDTPLHHATASKNPKVVQALTDCFVKFGLDIDTRNNLGYTALLLACKNGHYASAYQLLVKGRACPTLRDNEVYLNASDWVQKSAEINRGFEHRRYPVSASAPTLSALSFSRESTMYSQPLVPPCQHVKHLALPVSSPVRFGHTFMASLNDRLSDEAFIQGRDARRMLMREIEDYEMVHRPHSLRSHRAKRLHPSTAKLLALNKRSKSLVVPDMTTLFKIYCDQYQPDWRKEKSKKFPSSFTVSSSTSTELPTIET, from the coding sequence atGAGTGCAATGTCAAGTCAAGTACAAATATCGCCGCCTTCGGCGACAAGGAGATTGGTTAAAACCGCTCTTCACCAGGCCGTGCTAGACTGTAGACTGCATCAGGTCCGGTTACTAGTAGCTAAACATAATTCAAACATGGACAGTAAAGACTTAAATGGGAGGACTCCATTAATGTTGGCATGTATGGTGGATGAAGAATACGGGTATAGAATGGCAAAGATTTTGATACAAGCTGGAGCATTTCTGAACTTGCGAGACGTGTATGGCCGAACGGCCTTGAGCTATGCCTGTATGAACGGTCGTCACTTGATAGTACAGTGTTTAATTAGAGAAGATGTAATAGACATCAATGAGGGAGACAATGACGGTGATACACCTCTACATCATGCTACAGCAAGCAAAAATCCTAAAGTCGTCCAAGCTCTTACAGACTGCTTTGTCAAATTTGGATTAGATATTGATACACGCAACAATCTTGGCTATACGGCATTGTTGTTAGCTTGTAAAAATGGACATTATGCGTCTGCGTATCAATTACTGGTAAAGGGCAGGGCTTGTCCGACACTTAGAGACAACGAAGTATACTTAAATGCTTCAGATTGGGTTCAAAAGAGTGCAGAAATAAATAGAGGCTTTGAGCATAGACGGTATCCCGTCTCTGCGAGTGCTCCAACTTTATCGGCTTTGTCTTTTTCCAGAGAATCTACAATGTATTCCCAGCCTCTGGTTCCTCCTTGTCAACACGTGAAGCATCTTGCTTTACCCGTGTCGTCACCTGTCCGATTTGGGCACACGTTCATGGCATCATTGAATGACCGATTGTCAGATGAAGCATTTATTCAAGGTAGAGATGCTCGTCGAATGCTCATGCGCGAAATAGAAGATTACGAAATGGTGCATCGACCACACTCTCTCAGATCTCATCGCGCAAAACGACTGCATCCCTCAACGGCAAAATTGTTGGCGCTTAATAAAAGAAGCAAGTCCTTGGTTGTCCCAGACATGACgacattattcaaaatatattgcGATCAGTATCAGCCAGATTGGCGAAAAGAGAAAAGTAAGAAATTTCCATCATCTTTTACTGTCAGTTCTAGTACCTCAACAGAATTACCAACAATTGAAACATAA